A region from the Streptosporangium sp. NBC_01756 genome encodes:
- a CDS encoding IclR family transcriptional regulator — protein sequence MDNSSGVGVLDKAVLVLNALEAGPASLAQLVQATGLARPTAHRLAVALEHHRIVSRDTQGRFVLGPRLSELSTAAGEDRLLAVASPVLAQLRDLTGESAQLYRRQGDERVCVAAAERSSGLRDTVPVGSALPMLAGSAAQILLAWEEPDRLHRGLRGAKFTAATLASVRRRGWAHSVGEREQGVASVSAPIRGTGGKVVAAVSVSGPIERLTRTPGRMHAAPVVTAAERITESMRRAN from the coding sequence ATGGACAACTCTAGCGGAGTCGGCGTACTCGACAAGGCCGTGCTCGTGCTCAATGCCCTCGAAGCCGGTCCGGCGTCCCTCGCACAGCTCGTCCAGGCCACCGGCCTGGCACGCCCCACCGCCCATCGGCTCGCCGTCGCGCTGGAACACCACCGCATCGTCTCCCGGGACACGCAGGGCCGGTTCGTACTGGGTCCGCGACTGTCGGAGCTGTCCACGGCCGCCGGGGAGGATCGGCTGCTGGCCGTCGCCTCGCCGGTGCTGGCCCAGCTCCGGGACCTGACCGGGGAGAGCGCACAACTTTACCGGCGGCAGGGTGACGAGCGGGTGTGCGTGGCGGCCGCCGAGCGGTCCAGCGGCCTGCGCGACACCGTGCCGGTCGGCTCGGCCCTGCCGATGCTCGCCGGATCGGCGGCGCAGATCCTGCTGGCCTGGGAGGAGCCGGACCGGCTCCACCGCGGCCTGCGCGGGGCCAAGTTCACCGCGGCGACGCTGGCGAGCGTCCGGCGCAGGGGCTGGGCGCACAGCGTCGGCGAGCGCGAGCAGGGCGTGGCCAGCGTCTCGGCTCCGATCCGGGGCACGGGCGGCAAGGTGGTCGCCGCGGTCTCGGTCTCCGGACCGATCGAGCGCCTGACCAGGACTCCGGGCAGGATGCACGCCGCCCCCGTGGTCACCGCCGCAGAGCGGATCACCGAGTCGATGCGACGGGCCAACTGA
- a CDS encoding M3 family metallopeptidase → MAENPFFAPSALPYALPNFGEIREEHYLPAFERGMADQLREVEAIAGDPAPATFANTIEALERSGQILKRTATAFFSIASSDATDGIRKIETEVSPRLTKHGDAIHLDRALYRRIKQVTTEAPEEAWLLEKYRVDFVRAGADLSESEQERLKGLNEELTRIATAFPQNLLTASTASALVVQDVKELDGLSASTVKAIEKDGTYTLPLLNFTNQPALAELTDRRTRRRLYELSVNRAPENFDLAVKLATLRAERAALLGYPNHAAYSVVDQTAKTTEAVEEMLGKLVGPAMANARREAELLSEEAGFPIEAWDWSFYAEKVRKARYDFDSSELRPYFELDRVLRDGVFHAAGELYGITFTDRDDLAGYHPDVRVFEVFNADGSALGLFLFDPYARPTKRGGAWMNNLVDQSHLFGDLPVVMNNLNITKPAEGPTLLTFDEVNTAFHEFGHALHGLFSDVRFPRVSGTEVPRDFVEYPSQVNEMWATWPSVLANFAKHHETGEPVPAELLEKMRAAEKFNQGFTTVEYLAAALLDWAWHKLAAGETVEDAETFETAALERAGIAFDLVRSRYRTNYFAHIFSGGLGSYSAGYYSYIWSEVLDAESVEWFKENGGLLRGNGDHFRSTLLSVGGSKDALEAFRDFRGRDPRIEPLLERRGLA, encoded by the coding sequence TTGGCTGAGAACCCCTTCTTCGCCCCCAGCGCGCTGCCCTACGCGCTGCCGAACTTCGGTGAGATCCGGGAGGAGCACTACCTGCCCGCGTTCGAGCGCGGCATGGCCGACCAGTTGCGGGAGGTCGAGGCGATCGCCGGCGATCCCGCCCCGGCGACCTTCGCCAACACGATCGAGGCCCTGGAGCGCTCGGGCCAGATCCTGAAGCGGACCGCGACGGCCTTCTTCAGCATCGCCTCCTCCGACGCCACCGACGGCATCCGGAAGATCGAGACCGAGGTCTCCCCCCGGCTGACCAAGCACGGCGACGCCATCCACCTCGACCGCGCCCTCTACCGGCGGATCAAGCAGGTCACCACCGAGGCCCCGGAGGAGGCCTGGCTGCTGGAGAAGTACCGGGTGGACTTCGTCCGGGCCGGCGCCGACCTGTCCGAGTCCGAGCAGGAACGGCTGAAGGGGCTCAACGAGGAGCTGACCAGGATCGCCACCGCCTTCCCGCAGAACCTGCTGACGGCCTCCACCGCCTCGGCGCTGGTCGTCCAGGACGTCAAGGAGCTCGACGGTCTCTCTGCGAGCACGGTCAAGGCGATCGAGAAGGACGGCACCTACACCCTGCCGCTCCTCAACTTCACCAACCAGCCCGCCCTCGCCGAGCTGACCGACCGGCGGACCCGCCGGAGGCTGTACGAGCTGTCGGTGAACCGGGCGCCGGAGAACTTCGACCTGGCCGTCAAGCTGGCGACGCTCCGCGCCGAGCGGGCCGCCCTGCTCGGCTACCCCAACCACGCCGCCTACTCCGTCGTCGACCAGACGGCCAAGACCACCGAGGCGGTCGAGGAGATGCTCGGCAAGCTGGTGGGCCCGGCGATGGCCAACGCCCGCCGCGAGGCGGAGCTGCTGAGCGAGGAGGCCGGCTTCCCGATCGAGGCGTGGGACTGGTCCTTCTACGCGGAGAAGGTGCGCAAGGCCCGCTACGACTTCGACAGCTCCGAGCTGCGCCCCTACTTCGAGCTGGACCGGGTGCTGCGGGACGGCGTCTTCCACGCGGCCGGCGAGCTGTACGGGATCACCTTCACCGACCGGGACGATCTGGCCGGCTACCACCCGGACGTGCGGGTCTTCGAGGTGTTCAACGCGGACGGCTCAGCGCTAGGCCTGTTCCTGTTCGACCCCTACGCCCGGCCGACCAAGCGCGGCGGCGCGTGGATGAACAACCTGGTGGACCAGTCGCACCTGTTCGGCGACCTGCCCGTGGTGATGAACAACCTCAACATCACCAAGCCCGCCGAGGGCCCGACCCTGCTGACCTTCGACGAGGTCAACACCGCCTTCCACGAGTTCGGCCACGCTCTGCACGGCCTGTTCTCCGACGTCCGCTTCCCGCGGGTCTCCGGGACCGAGGTGCCGCGCGACTTCGTGGAGTACCCCTCGCAGGTCAACGAGATGTGGGCCACCTGGCCCTCGGTGCTCGCCAACTTCGCCAAGCACCACGAGACCGGCGAGCCGGTGCCCGCGGAGCTCCTGGAGAAGATGAGGGCGGCCGAGAAGTTCAACCAGGGCTTCACGACCGTGGAGTATCTCGCCGCGGCGCTGCTCGACTGGGCCTGGCACAAGCTGGCCGCCGGAGAGACGGTCGAGGACGCCGAGACGTTCGAGACGGCGGCCCTGGAGCGCGCCGGGATCGCCTTCGACCTGGTCCGCAGCCGTTACCGGACCAACTACTTCGCGCACATCTTCTCCGGCGGCCTGGGCAGCTACAGCGCGGGCTACTACTCCTACATCTGGAGCGAGGTGCTGGACGCCGAGAGCGTCGAGTGGTTCAAGGAGAACGGTGGCCTGCTGCGTGGCAACGGCGACCACTTCCGGTCCACCCTGCTGTCGGTCGGCGGCTCCAAGGACGCGCTGGAGGCGTTCCGCGACTTCCGCGGCCGCGACCCGCGCATCGAGCCGCTCCTGGAGCGCCGCGGCCTGGCCTGA
- a CDS encoding PadR family transcriptional regulator — MASGDLTLSILGLLGAGPMHGYELKTRILELSGHLRPVSDGALYPAIARLEKARLLERHEEEGAGAARRQVLTLTEAGRAELLRRLREPADLDISDQTRFFGLLTFLSQLPDRTDRARVLRRRLDFLEAPASFFYEGGRPLRAEEVPDPFHRGMLLIARATGEAEKEWLRAALAELGR; from the coding sequence ATGGCAAGTGGCGACCTGACCCTGTCGATCCTCGGTCTTCTCGGAGCGGGACCGATGCACGGCTACGAGCTCAAAACCCGGATTCTGGAGCTGAGCGGCCACCTCCGTCCGGTCAGCGACGGAGCCCTCTACCCGGCGATCGCCCGGCTGGAGAAGGCCCGGCTGCTGGAGCGGCACGAGGAGGAGGGGGCGGGCGCCGCCCGCCGCCAGGTCCTCACCCTGACCGAGGCGGGACGGGCGGAGCTCCTACGCCGGCTCCGCGAGCCCGCGGACCTGGACATCAGCGACCAGACCCGGTTCTTCGGCCTGCTGACCTTCCTGTCGCAGCTCCCCGACCGCACCGACCGGGCCCGGGTGCTCCGCCGTCGCCTCGACTTCCTGGAGGCTCCCGCCAGCTTCTTCTACGAAGGGGGCAGGCCGCTGCGGGCCGAGGAGGTCCCCGACCCGTTCCACCGCGGCATGCTCCTGATCGCCCGCGCCACCGGCGAGGCCGAGAAGGAGTGGCTCAGGGCCGCGCTGGCCGAACTCGGCCGCTGA
- a CDS encoding MATE family efflux transporter, whose protein sequence is MKLVRLALPIYVELLTAVVAVGLIDLLWVSGLGSRAVAAVTVATTAEHLALGVILAVQTGTTVLVGRRDGREPIQPVIRTAWLLWAVTALAVAVPGVLLREPLARLFTADAVTAGLTADFFLVSFAGIPVFFAQSLVDGIFKGRGDTTTPMRTALLCNVLVIGLDPLFIYGFGFGVQGAAAATVLARAVTLAVALLLLARRTPRDRTARANRADAVAIVRTGLPMSGDFLARSLVGMVLVEVIGGFGTAALAGYGIGTKIMLAGVMAFYALRQAAMVLTARSGEPGPALRYGLTAGLAVAVVLNAVAVPVAGLFTGDPAVAAEAVSFLRWMTLYLVPFGGLISVGGVLQASGRGSRLLTATLAGFAVQLPLAYVLGAALGPTGVWLAMATGAALTLALIGGPAIRSQPPRGGAGSALEPGEGGADPVHRALPAEHLDRLEQR, encoded by the coding sequence GTGAAGCTGGTCCGCCTTGCCCTGCCCATCTACGTGGAGTTGCTGACCGCCGTGGTCGCGGTCGGCCTGATCGACCTGCTCTGGGTCTCCGGCCTGGGCAGCCGGGCCGTGGCCGCGGTGACGGTCGCGACCACCGCCGAACACCTCGCCCTGGGCGTCATCCTCGCCGTCCAGACCGGGACCACCGTCCTGGTCGGCAGACGCGACGGCAGGGAGCCGATCCAGCCGGTGATCCGTACGGCGTGGCTGCTCTGGGCGGTGACAGCCCTGGCGGTGGCGGTCCCCGGCGTGCTGCTGCGTGAACCACTCGCCCGGCTCTTCACCGCCGACGCGGTGACGGCCGGCCTGACGGCCGACTTCTTCCTGGTCTCCTTCGCCGGGATCCCGGTCTTCTTCGCCCAGTCACTGGTGGACGGGATCTTCAAGGGACGCGGTGACACCACGACCCCGATGCGCACCGCCCTGCTCTGCAACGTGCTGGTGATCGGACTCGACCCGCTGTTCATCTACGGGTTCGGCTTCGGCGTCCAGGGAGCGGCGGCGGCGACCGTGCTGGCGCGGGCGGTCACCCTCGCCGTCGCGCTGCTCCTCCTGGCGCGACGGACGCCCCGCGACCGGACGGCACGGGCCAACCGCGCGGACGCGGTGGCCATCGTCCGCACCGGCCTGCCCATGTCCGGGGACTTCCTGGCCAGATCCCTCGTCGGCATGGTCCTGGTGGAGGTGATCGGCGGGTTCGGTACTGCGGCACTGGCGGGCTACGGCATCGGGACGAAGATCATGCTGGCCGGGGTGATGGCCTTCTACGCCCTCCGCCAGGCCGCCATGGTCCTGACGGCCCGCTCAGGCGAACCGGGACCCGCCCTCCGGTACGGCCTGACCGCGGGCCTGGCCGTCGCCGTCGTGCTCAATGCCGTCGCCGTGCCCGTGGCCGGTCTGTTCACCGGCGACCCGGCGGTGGCCGCCGAGGCGGTGAGCTTCCTGCGCTGGATGACGCTCTATCTCGTCCCGTTCGGCGGGCTGATCTCCGTGGGCGGGGTGCTCCAGGCGAGCGGGAGGGGGAGCAGGCTGCTCACCGCCACTCTGGCGGGTTTCGCGGTCCAGCTCCCGCTCGCCTACGTCCTCGGTGCCGCGCTCGGTCCCACCGGCGTCTGGCTGGCGATGGCCACGGGTGCCGCGCTCACCCTCGCGCTCATCGGGGGCCCGGCCATTCGGTCCCAGCCCCCGCGCGGCGGCGCCGGCTCAGCCCTGGAGCCGGGTGAGGGCGGCGCGGATCCGGTCCATCGTGCGCTCCCGGCCGAGCACCTCGATCGACTCGAACAGCGGTAG
- the gltX gene encoding glutamate--tRNA ligase translates to MFHVGSARAALFNWALAEQSGGTFILRVEDTDATRNRPEWTEGILSALAWIGIDGDNPIFEGPYFQSAYEPQHREAVAKLLADGKAYHCDCTREQVQARTGSEHRGYDGFCRDRGLTGGAVRFRTPDEGVTVVDDVIRGRVEFPNDAQEDFVVARSDGSPLYVLANAVDDITQRVTHVIRGEEHMPNAARQELLWPALGAQPPVWAHTPVIVNEQRKKLSKRRDKVALESYRDEGYLPEAMVNYLMLLGWGPGGDREIMPWSEMVPLFHLEDVISSNAFFDEKKLRAFNGEYIRALPLATFVARCEPWLEPDWDRETFARVAELAQTRIAVLSEITANVDFLFLDEPVFDQASWDKAMKTSAAEILTGYLDRLEKVDMDPEALKSALEEVGAEHGLKLGKAQAPVRVAVTGRTVGLPLFESIEVLGRERTMDRIRAALTRLQG, encoded by the coding sequence ATGTTCCATGTCGGCAGCGCCCGCGCGGCGCTGTTCAACTGGGCGCTGGCCGAGCAGTCCGGCGGCACGTTCATCCTGCGTGTGGAGGACACCGACGCCACCCGCAACCGTCCCGAGTGGACCGAGGGCATCCTCTCGGCCCTCGCCTGGATCGGGATCGACGGCGACAACCCGATCTTCGAGGGCCCCTACTTCCAGTCGGCCTACGAGCCGCAGCACCGCGAGGCCGTCGCCAAGCTGCTCGCCGACGGCAAGGCCTACCACTGCGACTGCACCCGCGAGCAGGTCCAGGCGCGGACCGGTTCCGAGCACCGGGGCTACGACGGCTTCTGCCGCGACAGGGGCCTGACCGGCGGGGCGGTGCGCTTCCGCACCCCCGACGAGGGCGTCACCGTGGTCGACGACGTCATCAGGGGCAGGGTGGAGTTCCCCAACGACGCGCAGGAGGACTTCGTCGTCGCGCGCAGCGACGGGTCCCCGCTCTACGTTCTGGCCAACGCCGTCGACGACATCACGCAGCGGGTCACCCACGTGATCCGCGGCGAGGAGCACATGCCCAACGCCGCCCGCCAGGAGCTGCTGTGGCCCGCGCTGGGCGCGCAGCCCCCCGTCTGGGCGCACACCCCGGTCATCGTCAACGAGCAGCGCAAGAAGCTGTCCAAGCGCCGCGACAAGGTCGCCCTGGAGTCCTACCGCGACGAGGGCTACCTGCCGGAGGCGATGGTCAACTACCTGATGCTGCTCGGCTGGGGCCCCGGCGGCGACCGCGAGATCATGCCGTGGTCGGAGATGGTCCCGCTGTTCCACCTGGAGGACGTCATCTCCTCCAACGCCTTCTTCGACGAGAAGAAGCTCCGTGCCTTCAACGGCGAGTACATCCGGGCGCTGCCGCTCGCGACCTTCGTCGCCCGCTGCGAGCCGTGGCTGGAGCCCGACTGGGACCGGGAGACCTTCGCCAGGGTCGCCGAGCTCGCCCAGACCCGCATCGCGGTCCTGTCGGAGATCACCGCGAACGTGGACTTCCTCTTCCTGGACGAGCCCGTCTTCGACCAGGCGTCGTGGGACAAGGCCATGAAGACCTCCGCCGCGGAGATCCTCACCGGCTACCTCGACCGCCTGGAGAAGGTCGACATGGACCCGGAGGCGCTCAAGTCGGCACTGGAGGAGGTCGGGGCCGAGCACGGCCTCAAGCTCGGCAAGGCCCAGGCGCCCGTCCGGGTGGCCGTCACCGGCCGGACCGTCGGCCTACCGCTGTTCGAGTCGATCGAGGTGCTCGGCCGGGAGCGCACGATGGACCGGATCCGCGCCGCCCTCACCCGGCTCCAGGGCTGA
- a CDS encoding fumarylacetoacetate hydrolase family protein has protein sequence MRIARFSTGDGVGFGVVEGGPGEEFIAAISGHPFGPIQLTGERHSLSQVKLVAPMLPSKVVAIGKNYADHAREMGGEVPDEPLVFLKPSTSVIGSGEAIAYPTGLTRHVDFEGELAVVIGRLCREVPAERAHEVVFGYTCANDVTARDLQKKDVQFTRAKGFDTFCPLGPWIQTDLDPADLAITTTVNGEVKQSSRTSKLMYDIPTLIAHVSAVMTLIPGDVILTGTPDGVGPLDVGDEVSVGIEGIGTLTNRVVSRD, from the coding sequence GTGCGTATAGCGAGGTTCTCCACAGGCGACGGTGTCGGATTCGGTGTGGTCGAGGGCGGACCCGGCGAGGAGTTCATCGCCGCGATCTCCGGGCACCCGTTCGGCCCGATCCAGCTCACCGGTGAGCGTCACTCGCTCTCGCAGGTCAAACTGGTCGCGCCCATGCTGCCCAGCAAGGTCGTCGCGATCGGCAAGAACTACGCCGACCACGCCCGTGAGATGGGCGGCGAGGTCCCCGACGAGCCGCTGGTCTTCCTGAAGCCGTCCACCTCGGTGATCGGTTCGGGGGAGGCCATCGCCTACCCGACCGGGCTGACCCGGCATGTCGACTTCGAGGGCGAGCTGGCCGTGGTCATCGGCAGGCTCTGCCGGGAGGTCCCCGCCGAGCGGGCCCACGAGGTCGTGTTCGGCTACACCTGCGCCAACGACGTCACGGCCCGGGACCTGCAGAAGAAGGACGTGCAGTTCACCCGCGCCAAGGGCTTCGACACGTTCTGCCCGCTCGGCCCGTGGATCCAGACCGATCTCGACCCGGCCGACCTGGCCATCACCACGACGGTGAACGGCGAGGTCAAGCAGAGCTCCCGCACCTCCAAGCTCATGTACGACATCCCGACGCTGATCGCCCACGTGAGCGCGGTCATGACCCTGATCCCCGGTGACGTCATCCTCACCGGGACGCCCGACGGGGTCGGCCCGCTGGACGTCGGCGACGAGGTCAGCGTCGGCATCGAAGGAATCGGCACTCTCACCAACCGGGTGGTCTCCCGTGACTAG
- a CDS encoding Asp23/Gls24 family envelope stress response protein has protein sequence MTEANTVNTPSRGDETSVPRARPGTGGNQGNLVTSKGTTTIDGGVVSKIAGMAAREVSGVYDMGAGTARALGAVRGMVGGEKSAMQGVSVEVGERQAAADLDLVVEYGVAIPDVAAAVRRNVIMAVERMTGLEMTEVNIKVNDVHMPGQEKEDEKGKAEELEQGPRVR, from the coding sequence GTGACCGAAGCCAACACGGTGAACACGCCGTCAAGGGGCGACGAGACATCGGTGCCGCGAGCTCGACCCGGCACCGGCGGAAACCAGGGGAACCTGGTGACCTCCAAGGGAACCACGACCATCGACGGCGGAGTCGTCTCGAAGATCGCCGGAATGGCGGCCCGCGAGGTATCCGGTGTCTACGACATGGGCGCCGGCACCGCACGGGCGCTCGGCGCCGTCCGCGGCATGGTGGGCGGCGAGAAGAGCGCCATGCAGGGCGTGTCCGTCGAGGTGGGCGAGCGACAGGCGGCGGCCGACCTGGACCTGGTGGTCGAATACGGAGTGGCCATCCCCGACGTCGCCGCCGCCGTGCGCCGCAACGTGATCATGGCCGTCGAGCGCATGACCGGGCTCGAGATGACCGAGGTCAACATCAAGGTCAACGATGTCCACATGCCCGGCCAGGAGAAGGAAGACGAAAAGGGGAAGGCCGAGGAACTCGAACAGGGTCCGCGCGTCCGGTGA
- a CDS encoding Asp23/Gls24 family envelope stress response protein produces the protein MTTPVEHRAASPEATADTHDLPAQRPEGDSAMEAAGQSIRPVRPAVPAERRGKTDIPGRVVSRIAARAAGEVAGVREVRERKPLAFGGGTHAAVDGELTTLHLDVSVEYPTPLLQVTEAVRRHVADRVHMLTGLHIGHIDIDVTDVLPPQGEDHG, from the coding sequence ATGACCACCCCGGTCGAGCACCGCGCCGCGTCTCCCGAAGCGACCGCGGACACCCACGACCTCCCCGCCCAGCGGCCGGAGGGCGACTCCGCCATGGAGGCGGCCGGGCAGTCCATTCGGCCGGTGCGGCCCGCCGTACCGGCCGAGCGGCGTGGGAAGACCGACATCCCGGGGCGGGTGGTGTCACGTATCGCGGCCCGCGCGGCCGGAGAGGTCGCGGGGGTGCGAGAGGTCCGTGAACGGAAACCGCTGGCCTTCGGAGGAGGCACCCACGCCGCCGTGGACGGAGAGCTCACGACGCTGCACCTGGACGTGTCCGTGGAGTATCCGACTCCGCTCCTGCAGGTCACCGAGGCGGTCCGGAGGCACGTCGCCGACCGGGTCCACATGCTCACCGGGCTGCACATCGGCCATATCGACATCGACGTGACCGACGTGCTGCCGCCCCAAGGAGAGGATCACGGATGA
- a CDS encoding DUF6286 domain-containing protein, producing MTVPASSSPTPASGAHPAPESTTAPGAEIMERPSPPSAGVPRNRAADRAANRAFRPRRVVPAVITAALMTLLGVLVAVEAVSALLGRPVRWIPYDRILGWASSTPWNSPQVLLGGSVLTALGLLLVLLALVPGQPRLIPARTGDPELIIGMQRRGFTRSLAHAARQVEGIDHARVTLRGRTAQVRADSSLRDTTGLAEAVRQAVTGRIAALSPVDDHPVRVNVRGR from the coding sequence ATGACGGTCCCCGCCTCCTCGTCGCCGACCCCGGCCTCCGGTGCGCATCCCGCGCCGGAGAGCACGACCGCACCCGGCGCGGAGATCATGGAACGGCCCTCGCCCCCGTCCGCCGGAGTCCCCAGGAACCGGGCGGCGGACCGGGCGGCGAACCGGGCCTTCCGCCCGCGCCGGGTGGTCCCCGCTGTGATCACGGCCGCCCTGATGACCCTGCTCGGCGTCCTGGTCGCGGTGGAGGCGGTCTCCGCTCTGCTGGGCAGGCCGGTGCGCTGGATACCGTACGACCGGATCCTGGGCTGGGCGTCGTCGACGCCGTGGAACAGCCCGCAGGTGCTGCTGGGCGGGAGCGTGCTCACCGCCCTGGGCCTGCTCCTGGTGCTGCTCGCGCTGGTTCCGGGGCAGCCCCGGCTCATCCCGGCCAGGACCGGCGACCCCGAACTGATCATCGGCATGCAGCGCCGGGGCTTCACCCGTTCCCTGGCCCACGCCGCCCGGCAGGTGGAGGGGATCGACCACGCCCGGGTGACGCTGCGCGGCAGGACCGCGCAGGTGAGGGCGGACAGTTCCCTGCGGGACACCACCGGGCTGGCCGAGGCCGTCCGGCAGGCCGTCACCGGCCGGATCGCCGCGCTCTCTCCGGTCGACGACCATCCCGTGCGGGTGAATGTGCGAGGACGGTGA
- a CDS encoding antibiotic biosynthesis monooxygenase family protein: protein MRQELERRFSGRAGIVESADGFEWFELLRPVDGTDRYLVYTRWRSEEDFKRWTDSQAFQRGHAQAGGQPGPEGQQGHGHGQAAGQGHGHGQGPAASGAELWSFEVVQSTGPAAGS, encoded by the coding sequence ATGCGCCAGGAGCTGGAGCGCCGATTCTCCGGGCGCGCCGGGATCGTGGAGTCGGCGGACGGGTTCGAGTGGTTCGAGCTGCTCCGCCCGGTGGACGGCACCGACCGGTACCTGGTCTACACCCGCTGGCGGTCCGAGGAGGACTTCAAGCGCTGGACCGACAGCCAGGCCTTCCAGAGGGGTCACGCCCAGGCCGGCGGGCAGCCGGGGCCGGAGGGGCAGCAGGGCCACGGCCACGGCCAGGCCGCCGGGCAGGGTCACGGCCACGGCCAGGGACCCGCCGCCAGCGGGGCCGAACTCTGGTCGTTCGAGGTCGTCCAGAGCACCGGTCCGGCGGCCGGGTCCTGA
- a CDS encoding HD domain-containing protein, producing MRFADIVIPDTSATRGALEVATAYCPPALLNHSVRAYLWAAAYGMMNGIAFDAELLYVSSMLHDIGLVKEFDSHTVPFEEAGGHLAWVFGAGAGWPVERRVRASEVIVRHMWDEVDVAQDPEGHLLELSTALDVSGRRPEDFPAGLRAEVLERHPRLGFGEEFLACFRDQAGRKPDSLAARFVRDGLAGRIEANALDR from the coding sequence ATGAGATTCGCCGACATTGTGATCCCCGACACCTCCGCCACCCGTGGCGCGCTGGAGGTCGCCACCGCCTACTGTCCGCCCGCCCTGCTGAACCACTCCGTGCGGGCCTACCTGTGGGCGGCGGCCTACGGGATGATGAACGGCATCGCCTTCGACGCCGAGCTGCTGTACGTCTCGTCGATGCTGCACGACATTGGCCTGGTCAAGGAGTTCGACAGCCACACCGTGCCGTTCGAGGAGGCCGGTGGGCACCTGGCATGGGTCTTCGGCGCCGGGGCCGGCTGGCCGGTCGAGCGGCGCGTGCGCGCCTCCGAGGTGATCGTGCGCCACATGTGGGACGAGGTGGACGTCGCCCAGGACCCCGAAGGCCACCTGCTGGAGCTCTCCACCGCGCTGGACGTCTCCGGCCGGCGGCCGGAGGACTTCCCCGCCGGGCTCCGGGCCGAGGTGCTGGAGCGCCACCCCCGGCTGGGGTTCGGCGAGGAGTTCCTCGCGTGCTTCAGGGACCAGGCGGGACGCAAGCCGGACAGCCTGGCGGCGAGGTTCGTCCGTGACGGCCTCGCCGGCCGGATCGAGGCGAACGCGCTGGACCGCTGA
- a CDS encoding cysteine hydrolase family protein yields MKRALIVIDVQNEYFTGNLPIIHPPREESLAAVLTAMDTAREHGVPVILVQHTSPAGAPLFGAGGHSWELHKEVGSRPYDHLLEKTMASSFAGTDLAGWLDTRGIDTLTVAGYMTQNCDESTARDAYHRGMTVEFLSDATGTLALSNRAGSVTAEELHNHVLVVMDSNFASVATTAEWAAAVKAGEPLPRPDIWASTRGTGG; encoded by the coding sequence ATGAAGCGAGCACTGATCGTTATCGATGTCCAGAACGAGTACTTCACCGGCAACCTGCCCATCATCCACCCTCCCCGCGAGGAGAGCCTGGCGGCCGTGCTGACCGCCATGGACACCGCACGCGAGCACGGTGTCCCGGTGATCCTGGTCCAGCACACCTCACCCGCCGGAGCCCCGCTGTTCGGCGCCGGCGGTCACTCGTGGGAGCTGCACAAGGAGGTGGGAAGCAGGCCGTACGACCACCTGCTGGAGAAGACGATGGCCTCGTCCTTCGCCGGGACGGATCTGGCCGGGTGGCTGGACACCCGGGGGATCGACACGCTGACCGTCGCCGGCTACATGACGCAGAACTGCGACGAGTCCACCGCCCGCGACGCCTACCACCGGGGCATGACCGTGGAGTTCCTGTCGGACGCGACCGGCACGCTCGCCCTGTCCAACCGGGCGGGCAGCGTGACGGCCGAGGAGCTGCACAACCACGTGCTGGTGGTGATGGACTCCAACTTCGCCTCGGTGGCCACCACCGCCGAGTGGGCCGCCGCCGTCAAGGCCGGAGAGCCCCTGCCCCGCCCTGACATCTGGGCCAGCACGCGGGGGACGGGCGGATGA